Proteins from a single region of Amycolatopsis sp. CA-230715:
- a CDS encoding MerR family transcriptional regulator, with the protein MLIGELARRTDTSERLLRYYERVGLLGSTRLANGYRDYGEDAVPVVARVRALLAAGLPTRLIRGMLPCTGETGAVRPCPGMLDLMRARLAELDRRAADLDAARSALTDAISSTEASAAR; encoded by the coding sequence ATGCTCATCGGGGAACTCGCGCGCCGCACGGACACCAGCGAGCGGCTGCTGCGGTACTACGAACGCGTCGGCCTGCTCGGGTCGACGCGGCTGGCCAACGGATACCGGGACTACGGCGAGGACGCGGTGCCCGTGGTCGCCCGCGTCCGCGCGCTGCTGGCCGCCGGGCTGCCGACCCGGCTCATCCGCGGGATGCTGCCGTGCACCGGCGAAACCGGCGCGGTCCGGCCGTGCCCCGGCATGCTCGACCTGATGCGCGCGCGGCTGGCCGAACTCGACCGCCGCGCCGCCGACCTGGACGCCGCCCGATCCGCGCTCACCGACGCGATCAGCTCGACCGAAGCATCCGCGGCCCGCTGA
- a CDS encoding amidohydrolase family protein, with translation MIIDAHSHVHQPVAEHIRLLDEAGIDRTVLFPTRAHPERATNLPELREELALLTGALGGTATAQDAFTRTLAELDDALAAHPDRFVGFGSVRLDLPAKDIEAAVDREIVGRKLRGIGELTPPPDGAGRIEPVLRAALDYGGLPVVVHGYAPTTAGDLRTLADLARRYPGVPLVVSQLGGQHWLDAIELVREHPSMYLELSTPVVAFAVRAAIEALPERTLFGSDAPYGDPVLARRTVERATKQGEVRERVLGGTLALLLGLV, from the coding sequence GTGATCATCGACGCGCACAGCCACGTCCACCAGCCGGTCGCCGAGCACATCCGCCTGCTCGACGAAGCCGGGATCGACCGGACCGTGCTGTTCCCGACCAGGGCGCATCCCGAACGCGCCACGAACCTTCCCGAACTGCGGGAAGAACTGGCCCTGCTCACCGGCGCGCTGGGCGGCACCGCGACCGCGCAGGACGCCTTCACCCGCACGCTGGCCGAACTGGACGACGCGCTGGCCGCCCACCCCGACCGGTTCGTGGGCTTCGGCTCGGTCCGGCTCGATCTGCCCGCGAAAGACATCGAGGCGGCGGTCGATCGCGAAATCGTCGGCAGGAAGTTGCGGGGGATCGGCGAGCTGACACCGCCGCCGGACGGCGCGGGCCGGATCGAGCCCGTGCTGCGCGCCGCGCTCGACTACGGCGGCCTGCCGGTCGTGGTGCACGGGTACGCGCCGACGACGGCGGGCGACCTCCGCACGCTCGCGGACCTCGCGCGCCGCTACCCCGGGGTGCCGCTCGTGGTGAGCCAGCTCGGCGGGCAGCACTGGCTCGACGCGATCGAGCTGGTGCGCGAGCACCCGAGCATGTACCTGGAGCTGTCCACGCCCGTCGTGGCCTTCGCGGTGCGCGCCGCCATCGAGGCGCTCCCGGAGCGGACGCTGTTCGGCTCGGACGCGCCCTACGGCGACCCGGTGCTCGCGCGGCGGACGGTGGAGCGGGCGACAAAACAGGGCGAGGTCCGCGAGCGGGTGCTCGGCGGGACTCTCGCCCTGCTTCTCGGCCTGGTCTGA